GGAGGGCAGGAGGAGGGCAACGCTGGAGGTGAGGCCATTCTACAAGCCTGTCTGGAGACTAACGCTACACGACAACAAGCCCGGAACACAGTGGGGCGTATTTTATTGTTTGAAAGACTGCATTTTCCTTTTGTTGTAGTTGAAGGCGCCGCCGATGCCCAGTGACGGTCTAACGGGAGACGACAGCTTTAAAGCATGCGCTGAGTGCAGCCTGCCTTGAGACGTGCCCCTCCAGCCTCCCACTGCTCCACAGGTATCATCTATAGACAGATACCTGTAGATTCTATGGAAGAATCTTTGCATTCATTTGCAGCAGATTATTTGAAAGTAGAAAAATCCTTGTACCATAGTTTCACTTCTGTATTCTGTTCGACCAGACTGGACAGGTCTGGACAGGCACGGATGttacaacacccccccccccccccccccccccccccccccctcccccagagTGGCATGTAGGGCGATGGTCACAATCTGTCAAGAGCTCCTGTGGAAAGATGGAAAGACTGCTACAACGTTGCACAATCAACTGCAGAGGCCATTTGACGACCCACCCCCATGTGCTCAAATGAATTCATGGTGAGGGCGAAGGAATACATCAAAAGGACTTCATCCTCAACAGCAACACATTCTATACCTTGCAAAATACAAGTTAAGATGTTCATAAGCATGAGGCATCAGTCAAAAGAATTCCACTGAGGATATGATGCAATCAAGAAGCTGAATCCAGGAAGTGGCTGTGCGCTTTATTTGTGAAATggtttacagtaaaataaataaaggtgtTTTAACAGAAGTCTGACTATGCCTTTAAACTACAAAGACGTTTGCTTCGGGTCTGTACAGGTCAAAATATGCGTAACGCTGCGTCCTCGCAGCAGTTTCAGTGTAACGGAGGCTCAGTGGGATCAAAGTCGCCTTAGAAAACACATTCAGCTGATCCCATTTCTTCACAGGCCGGTATTGTTCCGAAATATTTACACTCAAATCAAGGTACAGCTAAATGATGTAAACggtaaaaaaaatgacaaaggaTGAGCggctttaaaatacaaaaagatTCACAGTCCTATGTCATAGCTTACAATATCATAGGAAAACAAAGGGTGAAGCAAAAAAGAAATATTAcctcaatatacagtatagttcCAGTTCTCTGAAtttaaataaactttaaaatgtTCAGCGTTTCAGCTAACGTTCACACTGACCACTTCGTCTTGTTTAAAATTCTCAGCTTTTTATAGCTCTATGCAGCAGCACTCGTTTAGGTGTATTATTAAGAGTCCCTCGTTTCCTGAACTAGttctgccccctggtggccaacAGTGCAGATTGCACCTTTAAAACCTGCCACTAAAgtccaataaataaatgtagcaGTTTAGTGACCGAGTGTGTGAGGTTCTGACCAGTTACACATTGCGTCTAAGGAAAGTAAGAGTAATAGAGCTGGGGTCTGTCGACTCATTATAGGCTCAGAACTATGCGTGAATCCTCAATAGTGTCAATGTATGAATTTATACAATAAACTTAACTTTAACTTTGACCACCTTAATTAATTCactaagaacaaaaaaaattctCCAAACTTGTGTTTGCCCTTTGATgcatctgctgctttgttgttgcaGGAGCTATAAATATCTTCCATGGTGCGTTTTAAATAGATATGACAGGACTTTGTGAAAAGACGGCGCCGAACAACGTGATGAGTATTCTTTGTGATAACTTgtttcctctgagctctgcaggaCCAGCTCGTACCAGTCACAAAATCTATGTTCTACACCCCTGTTTCTTTGAATGGGACTAAGGGTGAGGCCACCGATCAATCGGATGGTTTGGTTTCAGCTAAAACATAAAACTTTAGTCAtaacactaaataaataatccaCTTAAACAGCAGTGGGTACAGGCATGGCTCTTGAAGACGAAGGCTTCAGGACAGGAAGGAGGCCCTGATTTGGACGCGGAGGCTTGAAAACTGGATGTAAAGGACAGGAACACTGGCAGGAAGTTGGACCCATTATCACACATATGCTGACACTTCACACATAGAGAAAAAATCTGGATTATTTACAGGAAGGCGTCCCCTCTGTCACTTTCCCTCAGAAGTTCTGTTTCGTCATCCTGCAGCACCGAATGTTCCCCCGTGAAGACTCAATCGCCATCACACAGGTCTAGACTTTCGATCTTGAAATACTGCAGCCGCGTCCAAGTTGGGACAGAGCCGAATCACAGTGAACAGAAGAGCTGAGACGAAAATGAAAACGAAAACGAGAGACAGGGTCGGTTCTCTGGACAGAAGCAAAACCAGTAGTGCAGCAACTTCGATGTGGCTCAAGGCGACGCGGCCCAGCAGCGGGCGAAAGGCAGGAGGGCCCGTCCCGTGGGtcgtctcagctgcagcagagctgctctgacaCCAGCAGGGTGTCGTAGCCGTAGatctccagcaggtggagcaggaagagCCTGTCTCCGTGGGGGTCCAGACCCATGGCCCTCACGCTCTCCTGGGTCAGGGTGGGGTCGGGGCTGCCGGCAACCTCGCTGAGAGTTTGGAAAATTCGGTTGTTCTGCTCCAGGAAGAATCTAGGCAAGTTAAGATCAAGAAGACAAGATTTTTTCGATACTTGTTGTCATTCTGTGCCTCCATATTCCTACACTGAACAGCAGCAGGTATACAGTTAAATAGATGATACACTCACAGAATGAAGAGATCCTCCTCACTGGACACACAGTCTCCGTTCTCCTCTTGGGAGTAAAGCAGCatctgcctacacacacacacacacacacacacacacacacacacacacacacacacacacacacacacacacacacacacacacacacacacacacacacacacacacacacacacacacacttcactctAGGAATTCCTCTGATGTTCTATTCAATGGTTCTTGTTGTGCTGTACCTCTGTTCAGTGAGTTTGCGGTACTTCTCCCTGTCTGCAGTGCTGAGGCGGAGCAGAGGCTTCAGTCCGTCTCTGTAGGTCTTCACATTCTGATTGTCTACATACACGTCATACAAATCCTTCTTCTCCTCAAAGATCTTCTCCGTAGTGCCTAaagacagacgcacgcacgtTCTAGTCCTGTCTGCGAAGGGTGAATGGAGAAGTTGACCCCTCCCCCGGGTCCACTCACATGCCACGTAGGAGAGCTCGTTCTCCAGGGCGCTGATGTCGGCCACGTTGACGTAGAAGAAGGGGCGGAACTCGGGAACGGCGACGCCGACCCCCGGGATGGAGATGTTGGCCAGGCAACAACAGCAGTACACTGGGGGGGGGTTAGATCATGATGCACGAGTGTGTGGAGCACAGGATATGATGCGTGGGAATAAGAGCTACGTGTTTCTCACCCCTGTAGCAAACCACGCccacaggtggaggagagaagatgaGGATGCGCCTGCGGAGGAGCGCCAGTTTCCACAGCACCATGATCTGCTCCCCGAAGAAGCGGATGAACTGGGACATGCAGCCTGCGGGGTGGGTGATCtggcccaaacacacacatacagcacgcGCGTTAGCCAGGAAGACAGGCGCCACAGCCATCGGTACCAGCTGCCTTGGATGAGCTGAAAACGCTTCCGTCGTTCCTGCCTTCATCTCAGGGTGCATGCTGTGATTGATCGCGGCTCCCCAGGCGCTGGCCGGACACATGGTGACAACGTTATCGCCGCTAGGAGACAGGAGCGCTCTCTTGTCCTCGTAGAAGGCCTCCAGGGGCGAGTAGTGGCCTGGGGACTGAAGCTGGAGCCTGGTGACAGCCAAACATGTGAAAAACGTAAACTGGGAAGCACGGAGGCATAACTGCTCTGAGGatacaggaggagaggagacgtgCATGAATGCCTGATTCTATTAAACAGCTTGTGACCAACAGTGAGGCCTTTATGTAAGAAACAGAGCGCTGGTGTGTCAGTCAGCAGATGGGGATCTGCTATGCGGGGAATGATGAGTAAAGGAGCATGACCGCTGAATGAGCAGAGGCCTGTGGGAACCGTGCAGGGGTGAAGACAAGCGGATCCGTGAAAGAGCTGCGTTCCATGTATCGCATGTATCAGTGGCGCACGCTGCCTCGTCCACTAACACATTAGTGGGGGTAAAAGGATGTGGAGGGAATTCGAGGGtgttagaaagagaaaaacaggagtCACGCAGCAAGTGTGAAAGTGAGCTTCGTCGTttgagggagaggaagaaagaggaactAAGCTATGAGGAAACTAAGCTCGCAGAGGCTGTTTGAACTAACCACGCCTACAGTGTTACAGCTTGATCTCCAGCTAATTAAGAGTTTTGCACAAATCATTAGTCACTATTCGTGCAACAAGCCTGCAGAGAGAAGCAATGAATAAGTGtgatttttattattctaaGGCATTTATTATTAAGCAAACATTTGCTGCTTGCGCAACATAGTGATTTCCATGACAACTCCATCCACAGCGGAACATCGCGCAAGGTGACACGGAGCCCTCGTTAGTTGACAGACCTTGGTTTCTGCTAGCTGGATTGTGTCGGGCGAGTGAAAGCGCGTTGGAAATGGAAGAAATGGGCCCCTCTTACCTGACCTGGTGCTCCAGGAAGCTCATGTAGCGGTAGAGCAGGGTGTAGGACGGAGACAGGATTCCCACAGACTTCATTCTGGCCCCCCTCTCCACCGTGCTCTCCACGGCCATGTTGGCAAAACAGGCAAGGCCAAAGTAGGAGCCCTTCCGGAAGTagctgtggagagagagagagagagagagagagagagaggcagccgaAGCCATGAGTCACAGACAGCAAAGGCACGGCCAGATGGCAaggcagcatttttttttattttttgccaaACATTGGGCTGCTCAAAGTTAGCCTCCTCTCCTTGTttgcgtccccccccccccatgtggaTCCTCATGCTGATCGAGCACGAACACACTTACATGAAGTCTGTGGTGACTCGGTGAGAGCCACTAGCGATGGCTTTGAATTCCACGCCCTCCAGGTCCATGTCTTTGGGCAGACACCACTCCAGCATGTTTCCTATCACACCCACACAACAAAGagataataaaacacacacacacacacacacacacacacacacacacacacatgcaggcagatAACCACGGATACAGGAGCAGATAGTAAATACACTGTATTCTCATATCATTTCATTTGAACAACAGCCTGCTGACTGGGTTCCttggaacagcagcagctgtgcaaaTATGGTCCGATAGGAGGGGAGAAACAGAAGGTGACTCAATCTAATCGTTAGCCACAAGTATTGGCCAAAAGAGCGATAGGCTCGGAGTCTGTAGGCGTCACTCAAAATACTCAACAGCCACTTTGACAGCTGTAGTCGACTCAGACTGTCCTGCAGGTCAGAAGCTACTCTGGGGGATTAAATCTCATGTTGAATTTGATTGATCCTGTCAAATCGGtcctaattacattttaatgactCCTCTTATTGTTCTATCATACAAATGACTCAACACATCGTTATATGTGTTATTATACATTATTAAGGAAATGAAAGCACTATTTAACACGATCCCCATTAATTATGTATCGGCACGTtctgtaaaaaaacatcatcTGATTGATTTTTCTCAAAAGCTCAAACTAACCAAACATTTAGATTTGTCTCCTGTGTGTTCAGACGGTTTAATGGTGTCTCTGACCTTTTGTCCAGGTCAGGAAAAGCCACACCTGTGTCTGCAGGACTGTGAGACAAGACATCCCTCATCGTTGGCTTCTTAGTTACACTCTAGCTTCATGCGCCTATAAACACTACACtcattactgtatgttccaTCACTGTAATAAGTGTAAATGCCTTACCTGATCTGGTATTGAACGTGACCACAAAGACCGACACAATCTGGTCCTTTTCCTCCCATTTCACCATCCTGTCTTCCAGCGACGCCTCCCTCGGTCCTGAATCCGAGAGATGCTGCTCCGTGTCAGCTCGCAGCGCTTCATCCGAGCCCGCCGGGACGCTGGAGGTCGCGGGGGAAGAGCCGCAGCCGTCTGCGCCGGAGGACAGCCTGCTGGGAGCGGGACCCCCCGGCATGCTGCTCCACCCAAACCCCGGCGCCGCGCATCCTGATAAGGAGCGGCTGTTGGAGGGGCTCGAAAGTCGGTCTTTAACGTGATCGGCCGCCGGTGCGGTACCGCAGGGCTTTTCCGCCGACGGAACCTCCTCCCAGTCCAGCAGGGGGGCTCGGTCCGACCGCTCCACCATCCTGTCGGCGGTCCCGCCTCGTCAGTCTCACCTCGGATTGTAAATGATGTCTCAGGCGACAGACACCAGGTCCATCCGTAAATAATTCCAGCTCAGTACAATTCCCGCATTATAAACTATTTCTGAATGATTCACAACCGATGGGTTTTGCAAGGAAATCACAATTTTCGCAGCAGTCTTTACATCTAGCTTTAATTTGTTTCTAGGCTGAAGTGATCATAAATTTGATGCTGTTGAGAAAGGGCAACTCCTTCGTGTAATGCGAGTTGCATTCAAGGCAACGCACCAGTTACTGTCATCTTCCGCTTGCTAGAATATCGCTTAAACATTTGTGAACGTGAAAGTGTTTTGCGTTCTTGAATGCACCTTGCACACACCGTCCGAATTAATCTTTTTTTAAGACACCGCACTTTCGATTAAAACATGTTAACCATGTTTTATTAGGTAGCGCACATATAGGCCATATGTGTTAAATGCCCAAAAGACAGAATTTGTGAATTGTTCATAAAACACGcgtattaaatgtaaataattatatcTATAGGTAGATATACATTTGTTGTAATTCAATGTGCCATCTTGAATGTGTCGAATAGGAGGAAACTAAATCCAAGATAGAGGTTGTGACATCGGGCAGTGACACGTCAACCACACGGAAGAAGGTCTGTGTGTAGCAAACCTGCCAGTGTTTCTGCTATTAGGCGAACTGTCATACACAAATGGGTGAGTAATTTAGTTACCggtacataataataaaaataactgtTTGTTCAGTCTATACACAACTTAGTTTCGCTTGAACAAGAAGGCAGGTATCAGTCTTGTATCAGCGTCCCTCACTCAACGCTGAGTTCCAGTTAGCtaagttagctagctagctggctgCGTTGACTAGTTACAGTGATTGACGTTTGTCATCTATGGTGTTTTGGTGTGGATAGTTTCTAAACGTTGCCCCCGCTAACTGATCATGGCATTGACAATAAGgacgtgtgtttgttgttgatttCATTCCATAACGCTGTTGTTACTGTAACTACGCTAACCTCGGCTAACTTGCTTTACTACCTGAGGCAAACCAAGAGCAACTGAATTT
Above is a window of Betta splendens chromosome 9, fBetSpl5.4, whole genome shotgun sequence DNA encoding:
- the LOC114862280 gene encoding DENN domain-containing protein 11-like — protein: MVERSDRAPLLDWEEVPSAEKPCGTAPAADHVKDRLSSPSNSRSLSGCAAPGFGWSSMPGGPAPSRLSSGADGCGSSPATSSVPAGSDEALRADTEQHLSDSGPREASLEDRMVKWEEKDQIVSVFVVTFNTRSGNMLEWCLPKDMDLEGVEFKAIASGSHRVTTDFIYFRKGSYFGLACFANMAVESTVERGARMKSVGILSPSYTLLYRYMSFLEHQVRLQLQSPGHYSPLEAFYEDKRALLSPSGDNVVTMCPASAWGAAINHSMHPEMKITHPAGCMSQFIRFFGEQIMVLWKLALLRRRILIFSPPPVGVVCYRVYCCCCLANISIPGVGVAVPEFRPFFYVNVADISALENELSYVACTTEKIFEEKKDLYDVYVDNQNVKTYRDGLKPLLRLSTADREKYRKLTEQRQMLLYSQEENGDCVSSEEDLFILFFLEQNNRIFQTLSEVAGSPDPTLTQESVRAMGLDPHGDRLFLLHLLEIYGYDTLLVSEQLCCS